The following are encoded together in the Populus trichocarpa isolate Nisqually-1 chromosome 5, P.trichocarpa_v4.1, whole genome shotgun sequence genome:
- the LOC18099514 gene encoding pentatricopeptide repeat-containing protein At4g18520, chloroplastic, with product MLSLTACVLPNTSLLQQSSPFNIQPPPSFTEHKRASKKGNNNNYSNSHCFSCKSTSDSPSASYFEYPSTTNSPGYKGTPGLHFSKTESASEFVDSSLLALWLQSCYRVKDIRRIHAVFLKCLRDSGTYVNNNLLSGYLKLGELLEARKVFDAMPERNVVSWTAMINGYFKFGLDDEALSYFSQAIKDGVVPNSKTFVCVLNLCSRRLDFELGRQVHARVVKGNWRNLIVDSAVVYFYVQCGDLKSAFCVFDRMVERDVVSWTTMITACSQQGRCGEAFGMFTQMLNGGFLPNGFTASGILKACGEEKALKFGKQIHGAIVKKMYKDDVFVGTSLVDMYAKCGEVSDSSKVFNGMRRRNTVTWTSIIAGYARKGLGEEAICLFRLMMRRRVVSNNLTIVSMLRACGLIGALLAGREVHAQIIKNCSQSNEYLGSTLVWFYCKCGESRTASKVLQQMPFRDVVSWTAIISGHACLGHESEALEFLKEMMEEGVEPNSFTYSSALKACANLETVLQGKLIHSSANKTPASSNVFVGSALIHMYARCGYVSEAIQVFDSMPERNLVTWRAMIMGYVRNGLCQEALKLMYRMQAEGIQVDDYISAKVLGACGEIEWDAGHSSEYCLRTS from the coding sequence ATGCTCTCTTTAACGGCATGTGTTTTACCAAACACGTCTCTCCTCCAACAATCTTCTCCCTTCAACATACAACCGCCACCGTCCTTTACAGAACACAAACGCGCttcaaaaaaaggaaacaataataattactcTAATTCTCATTGTTTCTCTTGCAAGAGCACTAGTGATTCACCTTCTGCTTCTTATTTTGAATACCCATCAACCACAAATTCTCCCGGATATAAAGGAACCCCAGgtcttcatttttcaaaaacagaATCAGCAAGTGAATTTGTTGACTCTAGTTTGCTTGCACTTTGGCTGCAGTCTTGTTACAGGGTAAAAGACATTAGAAGAATACACGCGGTTTTCTTAAAGTGTTTGAGAGACTCGGGCACTTATGTCAATAATAATTTGTTGAGTGGGTATTTGAAATTAGGGGAGTTACTTGAGGCGCGAAAGGTGTTTGATGCAATGCCTGAACGAAATGTTGTTAGCTGGACGGCAATGATAAACGGGTACTTTAAGTTTGGTTTAGATGATGAAGCTTTAAGTTATTTTAGCCAGGCCATAAAGGATGGGGTTGTACCAAATAGCAAgacttttgtgtgtgtgttaaatTTGTGTAGTAGAAGATTAGATTTTGAGTTAGGAAGACAAGTCCATGCTCGTGTTGTAAAGGGTAACTGGAGGAATTTGATCGTGGATAGTGCTGTTGTTTATTTCTATGTTCAATGTGGTGATTTGAAGAGCGCATTTTGTGTGTTTGATCGGATGGTCGAGCGGGACGTGGTTTCTTGGACAACAATGATTACTGCTTGCTCCCAACAAGGGCGCTGTGGAGAGGCTTTCGGGATGTTCACACAAATGTTGAATGGTGGGTTTTTGCCTAATGGGTTTACTGCATCTGGCATTTTGAAGGCATGTGGAGAGGAGAAGGCATTGAAGTTTGGGAAACAAATACATGGGGCTATAGTGAAGAAGATGTATAAAGATGATGTTTTTGTTGGGACTTCTTTGGTGGATATGTATGCTAAATGTGGAGAGGTTTCAGATTCTTCAAAAGTTTTCAATGGGATGAGGAGGAGGAACACGGTTACATGGACATCCATTATAGCAGGGTATGCTAGGAAGGGGCTTGGCGAGGAGGCTATATGTCTTTTTCGATTAATGATGAGACGACGGGTAGTTTCTAACAACTTGACCATTGTAAGTATGCTCAGGGCATGTGGCTTGATTGGGGCATTGCTTGCTGGGAGGGAAGTTCATGCACAAATCATTAAGAATTGCAGCCAATCAAATGAATACTTAGGAAGTACTCTTGTGTGGTTCTACTGTAAATGTGGGGAGTCCCGTACTGCTTCAAAAGTCCTGCAACAAATGCCTTTCAGAGATGTTGTCTCATGGACTGCCATAATTTCTGGTCATGCATGTCTTGGGCATGAGTCTGAGGCCCttgaatttttgaaagaaatgatGGAGGAAGGTGTGGAACCCAATTCATTTACTTATTCATCGGCTTTGAAAGCATGTGCCAATCTTGAAACTGTTCTGCAAGGGAAATTGATCCACTCCTCTGCCAATAAGACCCCTGCCTCATCTAATGTGTTTGTAGGTAGTGCTTTAATTCATATGTATGCCAGATGTGGGTATGTATCAGAGGCAATTCAAGTTTTTGACAGTATGCCAGAGCGGAATTTGGTTACTTGGAGGGCTATGATTATGGGCTATGTAAGGAATGGGCTCTGCCAAGAGGCTTTGAAGCTCATGTATAGGATGCAGGCAGAAGGTATTCAGGTGGATGATTACATCTCTGCAAAAGTCCTTGGGGCATGTGGAGAAATAGAGTGGGATGCAGGGCATTCATCTGAGTACTGCTTGCGTACTAGTTGA
- the LOC7460919 gene encoding uncharacterized protein At4g37920 — MELACASVQASCSLTVPASSITSRRRSPSLSFFRYSISNPIISSKLNGCSLPVKSARRRKSSLVAAVGGTTTVPSDCEGEKLSFSGSSEPAAINDDENDGVDDGKMARVCDKLIDVFMVDKPTPNDWRKLLAFSKEWNNLRPHFYKRSQERADSEDDPGKKHNLLKFARKFKEIDEDMQRHNELLGVIKKAPSELSEVVAKHRKDFTKEFFAHLYTVAQSYHDNPSEQNALAKLGNDCVAAVQAYDSATENTEALNAAEIKLQDIINSPSLDAACKKIDDLAEKNKLDSALVLMITKAWSAAKESNMTKDEVKDVLYHLYKTAVGNLQRNVPKDIRILKYLLTIEDPEECLCALNDAFTQGEGLEGKDVDSLCTTPEKLYSWIKAMVDAYHLSQEGTLMREARDLMSPKTIKKMEELKKLVKDHFM; from the exons ATGGAGCTGGCCTGTGCTTCTGTGCAGGCTTCTTGTTCTCTGACTGTACCGGCTTCTTCAATCACCTCGCGACGTCGgtctccttctctctccttcttcaGATATTCAATTTCAAACCCTATTATCTCTTCGAAACTCAATG GCTGTAGTTTACCAGTTAAGTCAGCGAGGCGGCGAAAATCCTCTCTTGTTGCTGCTGTTGGGGGCACAACTACTGTACCGAGTGATTGTGAAGGAGAGAAGTTGTCGTTTTCTGGTTCGTCTGAACCAGCGGCTATTAATGATGACGAAAATGATGGTGTTGATGATGGTAAAATGGCACGAGTATGCgataaattaattgatgttttCATGGTCGACAAGCCCACTCCAAATGACTGGAGAAAGTTGCTCGCTTTTAGCAAGGAATGGAACAATTTACGGCCTCATTTCTACAAGAGGTCTCAGGAACGAGCGGATAGCGAGGATGATCCTGGGAAGAAGCATAATCTACTCAAGTTTGCTAGGAAATTTAAAGAG ATTGATGAAGATATGCAAAGGCATAATGAACTTCTTGGAGTGATCAAGAAGGCACCATCGGAGTTAAGTGAAGTTGTTGCCAAACATCGTAAAGACTTCACGAAAGAATTTTTTGCGCATCTTTACACTGTAGCACAATCATATCATGACAATCCAAGTGAGCAAAATG CCCTGGCAAAGCTTGGAAATGACTGTGTGGCTGCTGTACAAGCTTATGATAGTGCAACAGAGAACACAGAAGCATTGAATGCTGCAGAAATAAAGCTCCAAGATATCATCAATTCTCCTTCCTTAGATGCTGCTTGCAAGAAGATAGATGATTtggctgaaaaaaataaacttgattcAGCATTGGTACTGATGATCACAAAAGCATGGTCAGCCGCTAAAGAGTCCAACATGACAAAAGATGAG GTCAAGGATGTACTGTATCACCTATACAAGACAGCAGTAGGTAATCTTCAGAGGAATGTGCCCAAGGACATTAGAATACTGAAGTATCTTCTCACAATTGAGGATCCTGAGGAGTGTTTGTGTGCCTTAAATGATGCATTTACTCAAGGAGAAGGACTAGAAGGGAAGGATGTGGACTCTCTATGCAC GACTCCAGAAAAGCTATACAGCTGGATAAAAGCTATGGTAGATGCTTACCATTTAAGTCAAGAAGGCACACTCATGAGGGAGGCTAGAGATCTGATGAGTCCAAAGACCATAAAAAAGATGGAGGAACTGAAGAAGCTAGTGAAAGACCATTTCATGTGA